Within the Setaria viridis chromosome 3, Setaria_viridis_v4.0, whole genome shotgun sequence genome, the region CCCCGTTTTCCCCCTGCAAAAAATGATTTGTAGTATTCAAACAAAGGCGTCAGTTACGTTGTCCCCAGGACCCCAATTATTTTTCTagaaataattttcaaatcctCTTGAATTTTCAAATTATTTGAATGTTTTTGCTCGATGGCATTACACTACAAATTTGAACTGTTGTGCGCGTCAACCACGCGATCAGCTACGGCGGTTCAACGGGCAGCGCCATCTCATCCCGTTCCACCGCAAGAAACGGGCGCcgcgcgcaccgccgccgcctccggcgtcCTCGCGCGCCCACCTATACATAGCGACTGAGGCAGTGCTATCAGCCGCAGATGAGATCCGGTACCAGCCCAGAAACACTAGCAGTAACAAAGAACCATCGTCCCAGATCCCACCAGCCAtggccgcgctcctcctcggtccTCCCgccatccgcgacgcccgcccgccgccacccgcctctGACGCCGACGCCGAGTCAGACAACCACCCCTACCTCGACCTCTTCGTCAGGCGCGCCAAGGCCGCGCCCAAGGCCCGGCCGCGGAGGGTGCTCACCGAGAACGGCTCCGCCGCCGAGCACCCTCCGCCATCTCCGGCAACCCCTGCGtcgacttcttcttccaggtCGTCCCCGacacgccggcggcgcgcgtgcggggcctcctcgccgcggcctGGGCGCGCGACCCGCCCACGGCGCTCCGCCTCCTTGCCAACCTCCGCGGCGTGCGCGGCACGGGCAAGTCCGACAGGGAAGGGTTctacgccgccgcgctctgGGTGCACGCCCGACACCCGCGCACCCTCGCCTGCAACGTCCCGGCGCTCGCCGGGTTCGGCTGCCTCAAGGACTTCCCCGAGCTGCTCTACCGCCTCGTCCGCGGCGAGGACGAGCGCAAGCAGGCTAGGgagacggccgccgccgacagGAAGAGGCGGAGGGCCAAGGAGCTCCGCGCCGCGCGGCTCACCGCCAGGaaccgcgcccgcgcccgcgcccgcctccgtcgcgcgccgccgccgcctcaggcCGTCTCGGTGGTCCCGCCTAAGCCTTTGCTCGCCGACTTCGTAGCCTCCATGCTCTCCGCCAAGTTCAACATCCGCGACGTGGTCCCCGTCGAGACCATggaagcagaggaggaggaggaggaggaagatctGGCGCCGGTCATCGAGCCAAAACCCAAAAAGGCGGTGGTCGCTAAAACGCCGAAGAACAAGAAGGAGACCACCCCCCGCAAGAAGGCAAAGAAGGCCAGGAAAGCGGCCAAGCTCGCCGTGCAATCGCTGGAGACGTACAACGGCGACCGCACCTACCGCTTCCTCTTCGACAGCATCGCCCAGTTCTTCGCCGATCTCCTCGCCTCCGACCTCGACCAGCTCGCCCATGCCGGCGAGCGTGCCAAGATCGGGCTCGCCGCCAAGTGGTGCCCCACGCCGGGCTCGTCCTTCGACCGGACGACGCTGCTCTGCGAGGCCATCGCGCGCCGCCTCTTCCCCAGGGACTCCACCCCCGACTACGCCGACCTGACGGAGGAGCACTACGCCTACCGCgtgctccaccgcctccgccgcgaggCGCTGGTGCCGCTCCGCAAGGCCCTCGAGCTCCCCGAGGTGTACATGAGCGCCCAGCGATGGTCGGAGATGCCCTACGCCCGCGTAGCATCGGTGGCGATGAGGCGCTACAAGGCCCTCTTCAAGAAGCACGACGCGGCGCGCTTCGGCGAGTACCTCGACGACGTGGGCGCCGGCAAGGCCAagatcgccgccggcgcgctcctGCCGCACGagatcgccgccccggcctaccgcggcgaggacgacgaggtgTCCGAGCTGCAGTGGCGGCGCATGGTGGATGACCTCCGGAAGAAGGGCTCGCTGAGCAACTGCATCGCCGTCTGCGACGTGTCCTGGAGCATGACCGGCACGCCGATGGAGGTGTGCGTCGCGCTGGGCCTGCTCATCTCGGAGCTCAGCGAGGAGCCATGGGCAGGCAGGGTGATCACGTTCAGTGCGAGACCCGAGATCCATGCCATCAACGGCGATACCCTCCGGCAGAAGCTGAGCTTCATCCAGCGGATGCATTGGGGCTATAACACCAACTTCCAGGCGGTGTTCGACCGCATCCTCCGCACGGCGACGGACGCCCGGCTGGCTCCGGAGAGGATGATCAGAACCGTCTTCGTGTTCAGCGACATGGAGTTCGGCGAGGCGTCGTCGGCGCGATCGTGGGAGACCGACTACGAGGCCATCTGCCGCAAGTTCGTGAACGCCGGGTACGGCGGCGTGGTGCCGCAGATCGTGTTCTGGAACCTGAGGGACTCGCTCTCCACGCCGGTCACGTCCACGCAGCAGGGCGTCGCTATGGTCAGCGGCTTCTCCAAGAACTTTGTCAAGCTGTTCCTGGAGCACGACGGCATCGTCAACCCGGAGGCTATGATGGCCGCAGCGATCGCTGGTGAGGAGTACCAGAAGCTTGCCATCTTTGACTGAATTCTGCGCTCTCCGTCCTTGGATTACGATGAGAATAAACAACGTCTCAAGTGAGATGTTagcagatgccatatgcatcaTTTCTTCATCTGTAATCATCTGTAGTTTTTCTTTTGACTCAAAAGTTTCAATCGAGTTTAGGCAAATTCGGTGGGTTGCTATGCAAAAGAAAACCCAATGtaggatctattatgttttcttgctttgtcatgactcatgagccTGGGTTAGCTTTGTTTCACATATGGATTGAATGCCAAACTCATGGCTTTCAAGAAAAGTAACATAAACCCAAAAGCCCATTCGAAAGTAGCAAGAAACCATAAAGACATTTGAAAAGTAATGATCATCGAGTATTTTTTAGGGCTAtatctttttattttgttagggctatatctttttattttgttaGGGCTATATCTAACACAAAATAATTTGGACATCATCAATGGCATGTATAACTAGTGTATCCAATATGTTTGTTTAATACAGTCATCACTGCTGCTCTGAACTATCGACGATCTCCATAAAAAAGTTTCTAGCCCAAAGGTATCTGCGCTTGAACAATCCTCAGAAAGTTGAATCATTCTGCAATGCAATGCCACctcaggaggaagaagagcgcCAGCGGTGGCACGATCCAAGGAGGGTGCCGCGGCGGGTATAGCGGAGGTCGACGAACGCCGGGGCGGCGTCACCTCACCAGCTGCCGTGAGCGGCCCGGGATATTTTGCATATAGACACCGCACAATTTTGAAATAACACCCTAAATTGGATTGCGATTAATGATCGCGATCAGAAAATTTGCAATTACAACCCTGTATTTTGCATATAGCACCCCGTTTGTTGGCCGCCACCGTCCTCCGCGCCCGTCCGCCGGGAGCGCAGAGCGCCTTCCCACCCACCATTCCCGCATCCAATACCTAGCATGAACAAGCTCTCCATGAATTGCCAGAACAGCTCGTCACCAAGCGAGGAGCCCAATGGCTAGGGCGGCCGTCCCGTGGCGTCCCAGAGCTGCGGCCGTTGTTAGGCCTGTCAGCCGGAGTCACTCCCAGAGCTGCGGCCGTTGTTAGGCCTGTCAGCCGGAGTCACTCCGGCCAAGAACAAACGCACTCAAGAACACGATGAACAGAGATGAGATTGACTCAGTGGTTTGCGCTGCACAACTGCCTTGCAGCTTTTCTTGGGTTTTCTCCTTTTATTTACTGCGATTACAAACgctaagggcaagtacattgttacacgtcagcggtctcataggtcgtctcatacAGTGCCACGTagtatttttgatgatgtggaggagagagagcgaggagagagaaagaggtcgttgcttcgcgaaacaaccacctcatgagctaaattgtaggactacgagacaacttaacaatcattatacgagttattgttgccatgcaattcataatattttatttttcttatacacaaattaaagaattatataccactaccagacaacttataggacaactcATTGTACATGTTACCTGTcgaatcatctcaagattatGTGttgagaccgcctattagacaACAGCAATGTACTTGCGCTAAGCAAAAGGGAAAGGCCGGGCTTAGTCCAAGCCCCAGCATGCGCGCGCCATGGCCCGCAAAGCTCGTGCGCCATCCCGCACTCGTACTGGCCATGCCGGCATGCCGCGTGACACACGCGCGCTACTGAGCGTGATCACCACGCCATTTATCTAGGACTCTAACAAACCAAAAACGAGCAAACACAGGTTTACATAAGTTTCAGATAACAAGGCCCAGACGCTCGTCGTGGCCGGAACCCGGTCTGTGCTTTGCCTGCAGCCGCAGAGCTGCACTGCCGTGTTTGCCATCAGGCATCAGTGATCGAGATTCGAGAGCCAGCTATTGCGGCCACGAGGTGGCGTGGAGCCTGATGGTTCTCGCCCATCTCAGATGACCGCGAGGTGTTCGCAGAAATGCTTCTCAAGTCGGCCGCTCCTTTGCTTCTCCAAGCAAAATTGGACAGGGACGGCTGAGCGCGACACATTTTCAGGCGCCGTGCTCAAATTGGCGGATGTGCAGTCGaggtgggcgccgccgcctctcttgCACAGCTTGGTCTCATTGCAATTCTGAAGCGATAAGGACCATGAAATGGCATGCCGAAGTGCTGAACGTCTAGGACAGGCTTGCAATATGCATCGCCTAGCTACTCCAGTGCACTGTCAAGAGGAAACCATTTGCGTGATGATGAGAGTAGATGGTAGTTCACGTGCTAGATTTCTCTGGGCTCTTTTGGGTTTCTGATGCTGCATCAGGTTCCATTTCTCTGGTTGAGGTAAATTCCCATGCACAATCTCTGTTTGAGGAGAAGCTgctagagagggagagggggaaaaCTAGTTTCTTCCGCTCAGCCTTTCTCACAGTCCGTGGAGGGTTCCCTCACTCGGCCGCCCAGAAAGAGCCGGTGGCCGAGTGCTCCAATCAGCATGGCAGGGATTGGTTCAGGTTCAGGCATTTGTGGTGGTCGTCGTCAGGTTCAGATGTTCACCGTGCACTGCCGTGTTAGGGGTCGAGGTTCAGGTGAGACGAACTGTTCAAGTACAGGTCCCATCCCCGACCTGCATCTGCCCATCTGAAACCTCCACCCTTTCTCTGCTCAGTGCTGACATGTCAGTGCCACTGCAATCTCCTTCAGTTCTCTGGCTCACTGTCAAGCTGAAGTCCATACCTGACCGGTTAATTTGGTGTGCTCAAGATTAAGACAAATTTAGTAGTGCACTATCGCGCAGTGGACACTAAAGAGGGACCGGAAAAAGTGAATGATGGGTCCAACTCCAATGCAGAACTGCGTATCAAAGCCTGAAAGCTATGTTCTCTCCGATACACTATCTCCTTACAAAGCAGCATATTCTGATtcgtgaaagaaaaaaaccACGGGAGTTATTTTTGTTCTGCGAAATCGATAGCTCCAATCAGGAACTGAAAGGGCAAATAAGGTCCTACACTCATAGGTGCCTGTACAAATAACGGATGATAAGATGGCCTTACATATTCAGATTTGAATTGTCACATTGTTCTGCAGAGATTCAAGAATTCAGCATTGTTGCAATACATGATAGAAAGTTTAACAATGCCGAAATGATTACTCCTTCATTCTTCCGGTACTGTCCATTTAAAGATCCATCGAGTCTTTTGCGACACCAGTGTTTTGGTAATAAAACAAGTACAGAATGGTCACCTCATACTTGCTGCTACTACTATATAATCCACCATTCATAGTAAATGGAGGTACAACTCTCAGGGAAAGTAATTGCTGCAAACTTGATGGCGAAAAACTAACTTCATTTTCCTGCTAGATGAGCGTGAAACAGCATTCACCGTAAGTTACAAGAGAACCAGGAGTTCGCAGTGGCTACATGGGGACTGTTCTCTTGTTCTTGATTATCTGAAACAGGCACTTCCACAGAAATATCTCCTGCACAATCATTCAAGAtggtttaaaaaaaactttgaatACCTTGTAGTTACCTTATATAATTATCAAAAGTAATGGTCAAAGTCTACAATGAAGATTGTAAAATGTCAAATCCAGAATAAAGATTGTTTTTTGGTTGCATAGGTTAAAACTAagtttagaagaaaaaaagctAATGTAAGCCTTTCCCCCTCCATtttgtattttcttttcatttggtTTCATCTAGTATGTAGATAGTATGTAAGTAGCGTAACTTGAAAAATATGGAGCATGTACTAACAGTGTAAAACATGAGCAATTTCAAAGAGGATTTGAGAAGTGATAATAGCTCTAAGTAAAGCCACTTGCAATTAATAACAAGATAGTGATTCATTAGGGAGAAATTCAATTTGAAATATGCCCAGAGTTCTTTCCACTTTATCTAAACATATTTGCATAATCGTCGATTTGATTTTAAGATAACGCGGGAAGTGCTAAGATAAGTTAAATGTTACAATTCTCTGAGCCACTGTGTGTACAAGTGCTTAAACAAAACCAAGTGTCCTTGTCACAACACAAAGGTAAGACGTTCCTGAATCCAGATGTCAATAGTCTTGCAGATTTTTATAGTAAACGGTGAAGTGACTAATAGTAATAAACATCCAAACTGAATGATCTACGTTGATACCACGTTCAAAACTGTAAACATGAGAGGTACTGCACCCTGATTTAAAACTATGAAATCACATGGCTTTGGCTTAAAATATTATGTCCTTGATCAACCCAGAAATAGAATATTCAAGATAACCCGCCACGTTGTTAGCACTTACAATGGACCCACTAGAATTTATTTTGGactctacaaatttctatgtaCAGtctaaaataatatttttggcAGAAGTGAATCAATGATCACTGGTTACCTCACAGACTGATTCGAACTTGTCTTCATTTTCTTCCTGGTAACTTCTCTTCGCCTTGGTGGTTGAAGCACTACTTTAATCGCAGTATCAAACACAGCTTTTATGTTCTGTTCAGTATGATTAGAAAACATTGTTGATCTTTAATGATGTTCTTGGCAATGTAAAAACTTTTTGAAGAGAATGTCACAAGGGAGGAGTAGAAATTGGCAGTCTTGAAACTGATAAGCAGCAACATACCCGCTGTGTCTTTGAGCTGCATTCTATATAGGCCACAGCACCTATCTGCTTTCTGAGCTCCTCTCCCTAGCACAAAATATTTTATGAGTTGGAGTATCCGGTGCTATGAGATGTAAAAGGAAGAAAGCAAAACTCGCCTAAACTGATCCAGTATTGATGATTCCTTTGTGTGGTCATATCACCTACCTGTTCAGTAGTGACGATGGAAGCAGCAGGATGGTCAGCAAGATAAGATCTGTCTTCGCGGAGATCTGCAGTAGCAGAAAGTTTGAACCATGAAGATATGCACCTACATTTGATTGTACTTGAACAAGTACATAACTCCTCATGTTTGAAATAATTACACTGGCCATTATGGTATCAACCTCACCTAGTTTGGTTCCGACAAGAACTACAGGAATGCTAGGCGAAAATCGGCGAAGTTCTGGCATCCACTGTACAACATAAAGCCGATCGTGAGTTGTTAGCTACATTTGTTAATAATCTAAAAAGATGTACACATTGAAGTTCTATAGGGTTGTAAACTGTGGCCATCCGTTGTTTAAATTCCTCCTCCTTGAATGCGGATAAATTTTGGCGGAAAAGGAGGAACTGGTACCCTGATGAAGTGATGATGACTTAGTACATACTTCTACTCCAACAATCAACTAGGACAAAACCTCAGCAATGGATCTTATACTGTAACACAGTTAATTAAAATGTATGCGGGCCACACTCCTGAACCTGAATTACTATCTTCTTGTTTCTTCTCATGGGTCCAAGTTGCTATTGCCTTTGTAAAAGTTCTATCTTGAGCTATGTGCTTATGGCATGAACATCACTTGCAGAGTGCAAATTTTAAATCACTGCAACTACACAAAATTATGCCATACTAATAGCTAGGATGCAACAAACCATCGCCCCCAAAGCAGGAGTTTCCAGGATTTCAGCGAGTCAAGAATTCAGATTGGTGCTTCTCCCCAACCGTCTAATTAAGTTCAAGTTAAATTCTCATCTTGAAGTGTCCTCAGTACCTTCTTCAGGACATTCTCATAGCTTGCCCTGCTGacgagggagaaggagaggatgaaGACATCAGCACCCCTGTAGCTGAGAGGCCTCAATCTGCTGTAATCCTCCTGACCTGCACACAAGGTCAAGCTGAATCAGTGATTCACagcagaaagaaaaggaaatactTGGGAGGCATTGCTGAACCCTCCCCTCAATGTGCTGTAATCTGATCCCGCACACCTGCCGTGTCCCAGAGGCCCAAGTTGACAATCCTCCCATCCACGGAGACATTGGCACTGAAGTTGTCAAACACAGTGGGGATGTaatcctgcaaaaaaaaaaggatacaaAGCCAAAGCAAGAACTCAAACACCACAACAAAATGATGGCATTAACCCCCTCCAATCCAATCGAGATTGGCACTGAATCTGCATTCCATTTCCTTCAAACCAGAGCTAGCCGGCCAAATACAAACCATATGCAGGACGAAAGGGGGCAGATAGATAATCGAAGATTGGACGAGTAGTGAGCGAGAATGGGGGGCATCATAGAGCACTCTACCGTGGGGAACTTGTTGCAGGTGTAGCAGATGAGCATGCAGGTCTTCCCCACGGCGCCGTCCCCGACGGTGACGCACTTGATGAACTTGGccaccgagctcgccgccgccgcactcaTCTCTTCCGCCGCCCTGACTTCCTCCCCAGGCCGCACCACCTCCTCACCAACCAGCAACACCTGATTTATTTCACTGCCACTGCGCTTCCCAGCTTGGCAGGCTCACCGCAGCAATGCCTGCGTAATGAATGCAGCTCGTGTTCTTTATTGCGCCACCTGGGGGAGTGAGAGCGTTGTGGAGAATCTTTATTCGTACGTCGCCAACTtcttgctgattttttttcttttttcttttagcgCTTGATGTCTCAAGTTTCGAACTCTAGCTGGCTGTAGTCTGTAGACTGTAGAGTAGATCCTGCCTTttagtttgaactttgaactgaGCAACAACATCTAGAACGTTCTTCCTTCCTGGTTGCCAAATGAAGAAACCACAAGACGAGCTGATTGGAAGTCTTTCTTGCAGCAGATTGGTTGGTAACTCTGTCGTTAACTAGTGATGAAGATGCTGCCATGTTTTGTTCTGGCTGAGCTTTCAACACACACACGAACCCATCCTGTTTTGGCTCGGCTCCTGCTCCTCTCATGGCAGATCCCTAGCTTTTGTATTCTTGCTGGTCTCGGCCCCCCGTGAGTGCACATGCACATGCGACGATTCTGGTCGTATTCGGTATTCCTTTCTCTCCTCTGGCGCTACATTCGTTCGGCGCCCATTCGGGGTTAGTACGTGTCACACTCACACGTGTGGCTGTAAAAAGAAGAGAATAGAGAACTCGTCTGCACTCATCTTTACTCAAACCTTTGAGTATTCGATGAGGACAACTTGTTTTTGCAAGCGCCACAACATGGTGCCGGCACCGTGAAAGACAgttatgtttttaaaaaaaaagaaggcagTCCTGTTTATTTTTACAAATTCAATCGGAAAAAAAATCTGTGGGAACGGTACCCAGACCGAGCGCCGTGAGGACCCTTCTcggatggtcgacgtgtgggcATTCCAATGATTCGATACCTGCTATTCGCTCGGCTCCGACGCAGGTGAGGCTCACAGGTCGCAGTGCTTCGCTTGAGGCTCGCATAGCTCAGCTTATAGGCTCAAGCTCTCTCATCGCGACATCGAGGAAATGGCGGCTGCCAAGGTCGAGGTCATCAGACTCGGACGAGCTCCCGGCCCTCCATGTCCAATGCGCCGACGCCCTCCGTGCCGTGTGCGCAACAAGGACTCCGATCCCCCATCCGCGCCATGCTCACCGCGAGGCCGTGCTCTGGCCCCTTGCAAAGCGCTCCTCCACGAGGCACGCCGTTGTACATGGCCGTCATCGTTGAGGCGTCTGCTCGCACCGCCGACCTCGCTTCCGACGTACACAAGGACCAACCGATGGGGGCGCCTATGGTCCAGATCCGGGGATGGCGGCAACGGACCAAGGGGCGCCAGCGGACGAACTGCGGCTGTGGAGCTGCGCCGGACAATGAGGGGCTCCGGCGGACGAGCTGTGGTGGCAGATGAGGGGGGACAGAGGgtcggaggcgacggcggcagcaacTCGAGCTTCCCAGGCTAAGACACGCCTCCAGGAGTGGACTACTCATGCTGAGCTGAAAGATCGCCTGGAGCCGAGCTGATTCTGCGAGCGCGTGCCAAAGTCAGGGAGCCGATGTCATCTCAATCGTTGGATACGTTGTAATACCCGCGTGTCAACCGAGGAGGGTCCTCAGGGTGCTTGGTTTGGGACCGTCTTGGCTAACAAAATGCCGAAAATCGGGAATGGGGGATGCCTCAaagttgcttgcttgcttgctttcttCTCTAGTTGGGCCGTAGCTGCAACTTCATACTCGAATCATCGTGATTGTTTCATGTTCTAAGGATTTGGCTTTGGAAGTCGTAGCTGCAACATCCGACGCTTCAACTGCGTGGCGGGGGCTTGCTCGTCGCACGACGACGTACGGCGAGGTCTGCCGAAATCCAGTCCAGCACGAGGAAGGCGGCCATTGATGATGTGGATGAGGAGCGCGACGACGTGCGGTCAAGAGGAGCGAAGAACGAGGAGCAGGATGGCATCTCCGTCTGCTGCGCCGGCGTGCACGGGCGTGGCCATGGCCAGATGCAAGCGGGCGCAGCACCGGGGCTTCCAGGAGGAAGGGGATGGAAgccaggggcggccggcgacggcgttTTCTTGTCAGGCCAAACACCGCCCCTTAGGGCTCCGAACACCCTAGTTCCATGCGATCTCGGGCTGATGCTAGCCGGGCACAAGGAAGAAGACGTGCACCCAAGAGGCGGCCGGCGTcaggcggcgctccggcgagccgcTGGCGGAGGGTCGGATGGCGATCggaatttcttttaaaaaataccCCTGACAATGtttcaaataaccccctaatttggatcgctaTTAATGATTGCGATCCTATTATTTTCAAAATACCCCCTACTATTTACAAATTAcaccctaatttggatcgcgattaatagttgcgatccgattattttcaAATTACCCCCTATTGTTTGCATATAAACCCCTCATTTGGAATCGCGAGGCGACAGCTGCTTGCCCTCCCCGATCCGCAGGGGCATCTGCTCCCCAACCGGCGCCCGATACTTGAATCTGCAGCTGCTTGCCCATCCGATGCCGCGGCCCCATTGAGGACTACCAGAACACGGGCAGCTTCAAGGACATCACGGTGGAGAGTGGAGACGTCCG harbors:
- the LOC117847274 gene encoding rac-like GTP-binding protein 1, whose amino-acid sequence is MSAAAASSVAKFIKCVTVGDGAVGKTCMLICYTCNKFPTDYIPTVFDNFSANVSVDGRIVNLGLWDTAGQEDYSRLRPLSYRGADVFILSFSLVSRASYENVLKKWMPELRRFSPSIPVVLVGTKLDLREDRSYLADHPAASIVTTEQGEELRKQIGAVAYIECSSKTQRNIKAVFDTAIKVVLQPPRRREVTRKKMKTSSNQSVRRYFCGSACFR